In Cryptomeria japonica chromosome 5, Sugi_1.0, whole genome shotgun sequence, the genomic window gACAAATGCATACACCATAGTGAGACAGAAAAAACCTCATCAAAATTACCTAGGAATTATTTCTTTATGAGAACTTGTGAGAGAGCCTTCATAGTATCCTTTGACTCACCAAGATCTAACAAGGAGGCCATGAACCTAGAGGATAGATCTATATTTACCctatatttatgattttatttatttaacaaaatCTTCCCTTATAACCCACTAAATGGCCATGAAGATAAGCCCATGATGGGTCTTAAAAAAATAACTCAAATATTTCCTCTATAACATCTCCCAAGCAAGCTATTTGGCAATGGGAACTAACCAATTGGATTAGAGTGTCCATAGTAAAAAAATGGAATTACTAACCCACCTATACAAGAATGAAGTGAAAGGACCTTCTTTATTAATTTATACTTAGCCCTATTAAATTTTCACGTGCCTAATGAATACGAATCCCATAGGCTCATCTTGCTAGCAAGGGTTGTATCTCACTGGTGATTGAAGCAATGTTTATTGATATACTTTTTAACTCTCATCTTTGAAGGAACACCTGATTGAAATATTATGTTGTGGCATGACGCATTTTTTTTCCATTGCATCCATTGGCAAGTTGGCTAAAGAATCCACTTCCGTATTTGTTTCACGGTAAAAATGATTAGTTGATTCCTCTAGAAACTACTAGAGAGGTTTGACCCCATTGGAATAGGatgttgaattttcaaacttgtaaAGACTTCTTTTTAATCACATATAAGCGATGAATCTCTTTCTATCTCAACTGTAGGAAGATTTAATTTATGATAAAATTGTAAACCAaacataatttaaaattaatattaattatattccGTAATGATAttttatgaaaatcaaaataaaaaagttttttaataaaaatagagatataatgataaatgattaaataataaatgGAATTTTTTTTGTCAGTGCGGAATGCCTGCAAACGGTGTATTATCCGTTTCAAGAAAACTATATCATATATAATTATAAATGGTGACACTAGCTTCATAATCCATCATTCATACTAATGAATATTCGGGAATGAGAGGAAAACCATTCTTAAACTTCTGCATTACGAGAGGAAGTCCTATAAACATGACAATAGGTTAACATAGTTTAAATTGTTTCAATATGTATTGACAACATCACACTTTCTCAAACTAGTTTAATGAAAGCACATGAATTTGGAacaacttacaaaagtggattttACTGCAGGAAAGAAGACTATCTTATGAAGGAAGACAAACTTGAAACTATCAAACATTAAGAACTAAAACTTCTTAATGGAAGTTTTTAAACATCTAAAATGTAGAACTTTCACTGTTAGATGCTACTGTTTGTGTGGCGTTGGTATTTTCCAGGAGTTCTGATATGATAGCTGTTAAATTTGAAGCAGCTGCACCTCCCATTAAAGATGTCTGCACAAGATCTTGATAAGAAAATTTTTGATAGCCGAGCCTTCGAAAAATAAAGCTTGAGGGACGGACAAGTTGCCTTGAACGTTTATGCCTCCATAGAATTGCTATAATGCAGAAGCATAATACAAATGCAACGGTTCCAACAACTGATAATACGATTTTTTTGAGCAGGGAATGTTTCCCGTGGGTGTGATTTGGGCATGAAGGCAATGCATAGAGTTTTGGGCCACATAGGCCAGGGTTCCCCATAAACAATGCTACAACAGTTCTATTTGGAAACAACCCTGCTTCTGGAATCTGTCCTGACAAATTATTGAAAGAAAGATCAATTTCCTAGAGATTTTTTAATTCGGAGAGTGAACCTGGTATTGGACCTTCAAAGGCGTTGTGGGACAGATTCAGATGCTCCAATGCTGTGCAGTCTCCTAGAGAAATTGGAATGACACCAGTAAGTTGATTTCCAGATACATCTATGGCTTGAGCCATTAAAATTTTACTCATCTCCTGTGGCAAGGACCCTTCAAGATAATTCCATGAAAGATTGAGGTAGAATGGCAGGTTTTTAAGGCTGGCAATGACCTCACCAGGTATCCCACCCCCTAGTTTATTGTAAGACAAATCAAGGAGTTCCAACTTCTGACATCCCTCCAAACTAACAGGGATATTCCCTACTAACTTGTTCTGCTGAAGATCAAGACGTCTTAACTGGTGAGAGCTACAAAGAGAATCTGGTATACTTCCAGACAACTGGTTGTGACCAAGATCTAAGGCTCCGAGATGTTGCATTTGACCTATCTCACTTGGAATGCTTCCTTCTAATTTGTTTCCATCCAAATAGAATCTTTCCAGCTCATGTAATCTTTTAATTCCAGATGGAATATTGACGCCGAAAAGATTTTCACCTAAATCTAAGTAAGTAAAGTTTGTCAGATTGGAAATCTCTTGTGGTATGCTTCCGCTTATCATGTTGCCTCGCAAATTCAAGAAACCGAGATTGGAAGATAGTTGGCCTATGGATGGGGGCAATATGCCAGTAAAACTGTTATATTGCATTGCTATTCCTTGCAAGTGGGAGCAATTTGTGAGAGCAGTGAGAAAAGCCAATTTGTTAGTGCTGTCACTAACAAGTTGATTGGTGTGCAGGTAAAGCCGGGTTAGAAGGTTCAACCTACCCAGCTCCATTGGAACCGTTCCACTGAGATTGTTATTATCTAAAGCATGTCCTTCGAGACGGGAACAATTTCCCAAGGAGTTTGGTATGTTTCCACTAAGCTGATTTCCCCATAAAGTAAGCATTACCAAATTGGAGAGCTTGGTACCAATTTCCCAAGGAATATTTCCAGTTATCTGGTTTTTGGTTAAAActaattcattcaattttgagaggTTTGTTAAAGATCTGGGAATGGTTCCTGATAAGTTATTTTCATAAAGAAAAAGAGTCTGTAGGCGAGTGAGCATTCCCAATTCAGGGGGAATGGTGCCCGATAAGTTATTTTCGCCCAAATCCAAGTCAACTAAGGCGGACAGATTTCTGAAAGAAGGCGGAATGGTGCCTGTGAGAGTGTTTGAGCCCAAGTAGAGGTACCTCAAATTTGTGAGAAGACTGAGCTCAGGCGGAATGGTTCCTTGTAATTGATTTCCGTGAAGCCAGAGTTCCCGTAGATGTGGGAGTTGGCCGAGTTGAGGTGGAATGGTACCAGTGAGGTGATTGAGGGAGAGATCTAGggatctaagaaaagagagattccccaGCACAGGAGAGATGGTGCCTGTGAGAGTGTTTAAGCCCAAGTAGAGGTAGTTCAAATTTGTGAGAAGACTGAGTTCAGACGGAATGCTGCCATGCGGTTGGTTATAGGAGAGTGCCAGATGATACAAACTGCGGCAAACAGATAGAGCAGGCGGAATGCTTCCTTGTAATTGATTATGGCTCAGCCGGAGTGTTCGTAGATTTGAGAGTTGGCCGAGTTGAGGTGGAAAGGTACCAGTGAGATAATTGTGGGAGAGGTCAAGGTATCGAAGGGAGGAGAGGTTTCCCAGCACAGGAGAGATGGTGCCGTCTAAATTCATTTGGGTTAAATTGAGGTCACGGACAGAGTGAGAATTGGAATGGCAAGTAACACCAGACCAGTTGCAGAAGTGGTGAAAGGGAGTCCAGTCGGGCAAAGAAGTGCCGTTTGTGGAAATGGCGGCCTTGAATTGCATGAgcaattgttgttgttgatgaagaGCAGAGGTTAAAAAGACCGAAAGCGTTAAAAGTAACAGCAAAAGAGCAGCCATGGTAGACCAAACTACTATAAGGCAGGGGAAACACACAAGGCAGGGGAAACACACAAGGCAAGCAATTGAAGAGAATTGAATAGAATGGAGTGGAGGATGAATAAATAGATTAGGGAAATTAGTCCGCTTTGTCATACATTTCCACGTCGACTGATTTCAAAATTAATTTCAGTTGAATTGCGCAAAATTAATTTCATCCATTCTAAGCAAGCATTTAGTTCTGTCATTGGAGAATGACAAGGGACACTTAATGATGGTAAATAAGGGTGTGAACATTTTTGGTAAATAAATTTGTCATTATAGTTATTGTGTATTTTTTGATAGACAACAACAAGTGTAGCAATAGTTGGAGATATTTCTATTGGATCAGTGATATTCAATTGTGTTTGATAGAGTTGTCACTCTCTTGTATGATTAAATTTAAGAGTATTGTGGTATTGCAActagaaatatcaaaagataaagcgaaaaaatatatgaaaatgaaataaaaaatcttTCTCTATGGACTTGTGAATGCCAACTCAAGTTTCACATATTTATACAAACATGGAGAAAAATCATCATAAAATTAGAACACACATTATTAGATGTATATGATGAAGAAAAACAACAAGTATGATGTTGTGAAACCGATGTCAAGAGGATGACATGTAAAATTCACACACTATGAGATAAGTTATATCAACACACTCAAATTAAAAACACCAAGATATTATTACGTTTCTTCACAtcaattttataattatatttaaatagagGATTATTGATCTTTTACAAAGAAAAAATGTATAAAAATTACTACTTATATGACATTCAAAAGACTAGTAATAAGatagaaagacacaaaaaaacACATGATATGAATTCTTTCTTTATTGTTTCTATAAATACACCACTTCATAAACCttttgacaaaaaaataaaaatccaaaaagtcCCCTATTTTCCCTTCGTATGGCTAGGATAGAAAAAGAAGAATGAGAACCCTGGAATTACATTAAATTTTATAAACATTATAGACTTTTAATTTTGTAACTAGTTATTTTCTATATTGGGACTTTATACatacttaaaataaaatataaataacttTTGAAATTATTTCCCAAAATAATTTAGTCATAAACATTCAGATAAATACTTTATAATAAAATGATGAGTCTTCAATGAAATTAACCAAGCATATGACTATCAAGGATTTCTCTTGAACATATCTCCTATATTGGCTATAGGTATTAATAATGAATGTATCATTTGCTTATATTTTACTCCAATACCTATGTGCATTTATTCATTATTATCTTTTTAGGTGACCATGAGAAAGATAAATTGATTTTTGTGGGATCTTTTAATATTCATCTTGTAGTATTCAATACCTTCAATGGAAGAGAATTTCCGTAAATTTGATAAGTCTAGTTTCTATAGGTCACTATAGAAAACTAGATCTTCATGATAAGATGGAAAGTTTTCCTTTGTGTTTCCAAAATTTCAATGTGATGTTAAAGGGTTCAGTTAAGAGTCAAATACCCCATAAAATCAAAACTTCCTTGAACTTAACGAGAATAAGGAGGTTGTGTGGTAACTAACATCATGATATCATTTTTAATAATTCTGTCTACCTTTATTGTAGCTATTTCTTTGAGATTCaaatctcaaaattttaaatttttagtttagTAGGCTTCCTCTTAAATCTTCTTCCATATATAAAATCCCTCTTATAAGTGTTAAGTTTGTTCAAGAAATAAGGCATAGGATTCATTCTTAAATATTTGAAAACCTACAACAAACTTAACATTAATCTAATAGGAACATTTAAAACAGCAAAATAAAGACTAGGTCTTGGATGATAGTGATCTTTAGTTAAGATAACAATTTATGTTGTTAAATCAAGATGTATTTCTATTCAAATTAAGTGATGTCATTATAAATTTTCATCATGTTAGGGTCCAAAGGTATTTTCACCATCTCAAACTTTTTCCCCTTAGAATCTTAGTTTTTTGTAAACATACATGCCCTTAGCAACACAATGCACCCTAAATATAATTTTTTCTCTATGCTCTATcctatagattgcattttcatgaATAAATATGTCTTCTCATTATTCAAGATATCATTGTTCaccatttttaatataatttttttacctTGATGACACATTGCTAAAAATTGGTGTGTTTGAAAAGATATCACCATTGGTCACTTCTAAATCAAGTATTCTAAACCTTGaggaaatattatttaatttattaatattgaaGAGAAATCAACACTACATATCTCTAAATTAGTCTCTTTAAACCTTATATGTAGTCCCATGAGTGAGCTTCTTAACAATGTGGTGGTTGTCCCATGGCTCGACTTATATCCAACTTTCCAACCAAATATAAATGAAATTTCATCAATATATTTCGACTATAGTTGGAGTGTTTCATCATAGCTAGTGACAGATTGCATATGAAACAACCTTTTCTTGCCTAGCAATAGcttttatttttttgtaatctaGCCTTAATTTAATCCTTGGAGAACACATTGTTATCACATTCCTCTTCACAAACAACTTCATTATTGAATCCTTTCTCTTAACATATGTTTGATGCATTTTCTTAAGAAAAAATAAATTGTAATTGAGTGTCTTGCTATGCATAGTATACATTTTCAGAtgtgcattgattatttttctagCCATATGACTATGCATTCTTCTAATGAAATATAGGGACTAATATATTACTTTCTTTATCTCCTCATAATTTCATAAAAAACCAAATTAATTAATCATATATATTATTTAGCTTGTTTTTTGGGTTGTTTTAGCCATGATCACATTTGAATGAGTGAAATGACACTGTGGGATATCTTGAAATGTATTTCAAGAAGCTAGTGTGGTAGTCCATCTACTTAAGTGTTAAACCTTAAATCCCTCAAACCAACATATAGGAAAAAAATTACAACAAACATAGGGGTGTACTATGGTGTTTAATCATTGTGATAACACCTTAAGGAAACCTCCCTACTTTAATAGAAATAGAAGTGAAGGAGGTTTATCCACCTAATTAATTAGTCTTTAGCTTCTCTAGGTTAATCACAATTTCATGGTCTCTTCTCTAATTTGACACCCTTGGCATTTGGGAAGAGATTTAGCTTTAGAGATTTGGGACTTACATCTCAAATCACTAAAAAGATGACACCATTTCTAGGGATGATTTAAGAAGATGATTATTGTTGACATAAGTTTATAGGCTATGAATTTAGAAGCATTCTTAGAATGTAATAAAATTGACTTGAATTTTTTGTTGGGATATTTCTTTGGAGGTCAAGTGCACTTCAATAATTTCCTCACTTTATAAGGTAGTGAATCTACTAGcttaaattaatttttttggtaCTAACCTATACTTGTTGGTGACATTTCAACTCTTATTCTACTTCTATGTACAAGTGGTCAAGGCACATAAAAATGTTTTTATGTCTTCTTCTCTTGAAGAATGAATTCAATATAAAAAATATCTTTATGGAAAGACTGCAATCCTATTCCAATATGTAATGTGTTTTGTGATCATGGATCATTTTGATTACATTAATTATACCTCATTTGAGTCCATGAATTATTGTGCATGTAATATTTAAAGCATCAGGCTTACTCCTCATTCTTCTTAGCACACCACATatgagattttttatttattaGGTCTTCTATGCATACTTAAATTTGGTAGTGTGTGGCTCTATAATCAATTTGGATCTATATACATTACCCAAAATGATACAACAATAACATCTAATTATGAGCAATAACAAGTTAAGTTAACTTCAATGAGTTGGATGCACATGTCTATGACCAATTAACCCCTTTTACAAAAGTATAGAACACCTTAGGAGATATGATTGAGAGTTAATTTTGGGTTTTCATGATAGTTGTGTTTCTACTATTAATTGTCTCCCACTTGTGTGTGAATCTGATGAAATTCATTGTATATATTTGTTGTGTGGATTTCTATCACAATACAAGATTACTTCCTCATGAGTGCAAATGAAAGAATTTAAGTAtgatatttgagtgggtcaatGCTACTTAGTTGACACTTGTAATTAATATTCTATCTCTCAATGTTGATATGGATACAATTATTCTTAATggaaataataatatttttgttaAGGATGCAAGTAAGCAAGATGGAGTGCaccaaatttattttttatttgatatccCTTATTTCTTTATTAACATTAAATATGATGAGGCTAGCACCTTTCATGTTATAAATGAGAAAAATGAGCGTAAATCTATGCATTATTTAATTTCTTCCAACCATGAGGTTGTTGACATGAAAAAAAATTGAGTTTTGTTTGGAGTAGCTCTATGTTTTGCTTATGTGTATTGTGTTGAAGATACATTTTTTTATTTGACGTTTTTGTATTGAAGGTCTATTGAACCTAAATAGATCTATTACTTTCTCTATCTACTCATCATTTTAGGACACACCAAAGTAATTAATCACAAATATCATTAATTTATGCTATTTTCACTTTGTCACTACCACATTTGAATGCATCAAATAACACTAGGAAGTTCAAATGGTTAGTGTGGCACTCCATCTATCTAAATAGGTGTTGAACCTTGAATCCATCAAACTAGTAAATAGGCATAAAGTGACAACCAAAATATGATTGCATTATGCAAAGAGTGTGGTACAATGCAGGGTAGGATATCTATTAAAACAACATAGGGAACCCTCCTAGGTTTAGAAGATATTGAAGTAAGGCAAGTTTTAGTGACCTTAGTCAATGGTCCTTAGTTTTCTAGGACTTTAAGTATAAGTGGTCACTTCTCTAAATTTGTGAAAATATTAAACTTTAGGGTTTTGGAATTGACAACTTAGACCACCAATTGGTGGAATACTAGAAGGTATGTATGCAATAGTATTGCCAATGAGGGGAGGAGTGTAACCTTAACATATACCATATTGGGGAGTAAATTTAATGAGAAAGGTTATAGGAACAATACT contains:
- the LOC131876214 gene encoding LRR receptor-like serine/threonine-protein kinase FLS2 — translated: MAALLLLLLTLSVFLTSALHQQQQLLMQFKAAISTNGTSLPDWTPFHHFCNWSGVTCHSNSHSVRDLNLTQMNLDGTISPVLGNLSSLRYLDLSHNYLTGTFPPQLGQLSNLRTLRLSHNQLQGSIPPALSVCRSLYHLALSYNQPHGSIPSELSLLTNLNYLYLGLNTLTGTISPVLGNLSFLRSLDLSLNHLTGTIPPQLGQLPHLRELWLHGNQLQGTIPPELSLLTNLRYLYLGSNTLTGTIPPSFRNLSALVDLDLGENNLSGTIPPELGMLTRLQTLFLYENNLSGTIPRSLTNLSKLNELVLTKNQITGNIPWEIGTKLSNLVMLTLWGNQLSGNIPNSLGNCSRLEGHALDNNNLSGTVPMELGRLNLLTRLYLHTNQLVSDSTNKLAFLTALTNCSHLQGIAMQYNSFTGILPPSIGQLSSNLGFLNLRGNMISGSIPQEISNLTNFTYLDLGENLFGVNIPSGIKRLHELERFYLDGNKLEGSIPSEIGQMQHLGALDLGHNQLSGSIPDSLCSSHQLRRLDLQQNKLVGNIPVSLEGCQKLELLDLSYNKLGGGIPGEVIASLKNLPFYLNLSWNYLEGSLPQEMSKILMAQAIDVSGNQLTGVIPISLGDCTALEHLNLSHNAFEGPIPGQIPEAGLFPNRTVVALFMGNPGLCGPKLYALPSCPNHTHGKHSLLKKIVLSVVGTVAFVLCFCIIAILWRHKRSRQLVRPSSFIFRRLGYQKFSYQDLVQTSLMGGAAASNLTAIISELLENTNATQTVASNSESSTF